Proteins from one Fragaria vesca subsp. vesca linkage group LG6, FraVesHawaii_1.0, whole genome shotgun sequence genomic window:
- the LOC101291549 gene encoding vacuolar amino acid transporter 1-like: MDAEPLDKSSLSTPLIVDERQYHEPGSKIKVVEEDLESNNSHPQSKATTSTLKTCFNGLNALSGVGILSVPYALATGGWSSLALLFLIAASAFYTGLLIKRCMDMDSSIRTYPDIGERAFGQKGKLLMSVFMNIELYLVATGFLILEGDNLHNMFPMGFEVEGLKIGGKECFIVIVGLIVLPTVWLDNLSLLSYVSASGVFASAVILGSILWTGAFDGVGFHQKGSPIKWSGIPTAISLYAFCYCAHPVFPTLYTSMKHKKQFSNVLLICFILCTICYASMAVFGYLMFGSTVQSQITLNLPTNKVSSQVAIYTTLVNPISKFALMVTPIMVAVKRRFPHYQNKRFFNILVSTTLVISCVIVALAVPFFAYLMALVGAFLSVTASIIMPCLCYLKISGTYRRIGCEMLIIWGIILLGAAVVILGTYTSLEEIIGHLLEHF; the protein is encoded by the exons ATGGACGCTGAACCGCTCGATAAATCGTCACTGAGCACTCCTCTTATCGTGGATGAGCGGCAATACCATGAGCCAGGCAGCAAGATTAAGGTAGTTGAAGAAGATTTAGAGTCCAACAACTCCCATCCTCAAAGTAAAGCCACAACATCTACTCTCAAAACCTGTTTCAATGGACTCAATGCTCTCTCAG GAGTTGGGATACTATCAGTTCCTTATGCACTGGCAACTGGAGGGTGGTCAAGTTTAGCACTTCTGTTTTTGATCGCTGCTTCGGCCTTTTACACAGGCTTGTTAATCAAGAGATGTATGGATATGGATTCTAGCATAAGAACTTATCCTGACATAGGCGAACGGGCATTTGGGCAAAAGGGAAAACTTTTGATGTCAGTTTTCATGAACATAGAACTCTACTTGGTTGCTACAGGTTTCCTGATTTTGGAAGGCGATAACTTACATAACATGTTTCCCATGGGATTTGAAGTGGAGGGTCTTAAAATTGGTGGTAAAGAATGCTTCATAGTGATTGTTGGCCTCATTGTTCTGCCAACTGTTTGGTTAGACAACTTGAGCCTTCTTTCTTATGTATCTGCTAGTGGGGTTTTTGCTTCTGCTGTCATTCTGGGATCAATTTTGTGGACCGGTGCTTTTGATGGAGTTGGATTTCATCAAAAGGGGTCACCGATTAAGTGGAGTGGAATCCCTACTGCTATCAGCTTATACGCCTTCTGTTACTGTGCTCATCCTGTGTTCCCTACCCTGTACACTTCTATGAAACACAAAAAACAGTTCTCCAAT GTTCTCCTCATCTGCTTCATATTATGCACCATCTGTTATGCATCAATGGCAGTTTTCGGGTACTTAATGTTCGGGTCAACAGTTCAATCACAGATAACCCTAAACCTTCCAACTAACAAGGTTAGCTCACAAGTCGCAATATACACCACCCTGGTCAATCCGATATCCAAATTTGCTTTGATGGTTACTCCAATAATGGTTGCTGTAAAAAGAAGGTTTCCTCATTACCAGAATAAAAGATTCTTTAACATATTAGTCAGTACCACCCTGGTAATCAGCTGTGTTATAGTAGCTTTGGCGGTGCCCTTTTTCGCATATCTCATGGCACTTGTTGGAGCGTTTTTGAGTGTCACAGCTTCAATAATAATGCCATGCTTGTGCTACCTGAAGATTTCTGGCACTTATCGAAGAATTGGATGTGAGATGTTGATCATATGGGGTATAATACTACTAGGTGCTGCAGTTGTCATACTTGGTACTTACACATCTCTGGAAGAAATAATAGGGCACTTGTTGGAGCATTTTTGA